In Mesorhizobium sp. J428, the genomic window CCCGCCGCGATCGCCTTCGCAAACCGGTCGAAGCGCGTTTCCTCGTGGCGAATGGAGCGCTCGAAGGCAGCGAGCGACTTGCCGATATTGGCGAAGACGGCGTCGATCTCCGCGCGTTTCGCGTCGGGAATCGTCGCCCACGCAGCCCGCTCCTCGGCAGAGCCGAGCGGGCCGGCATTGGGCGGAACATCCGAGAGATCGGGCGGCGGTCCGAAGATGCGTTCGTAGCGATCGTTCAGCGACGCCGAAATGAAGTGCGCATAGGCGGTGCGGTTGCCGCCGTGCTCGCGCGCATCCTCCAGTGGTCCCAGCGCCTGCGCCCAGAGACTGTCCTTGCGACCATCCCAGAACTGCCAGGGGCTATGGGCGACGCCGGCGAGCGGCATGGTCCGGCGATCCGTCACCCCCACGCCGCGGGCGAGCGGCAGGTCGTCCTGGAACTGCCGGTCGACCTGATGGCAGGTCGAGCACGACACGTCGCCTTGACCGGACAGGCGCGGTTCGAAGAATAGCGTCGCGCCGAAGGCGGCGGCGAGCCGATCGTCGGCGAAGCGGTTCGACGGATCGGCGGGCAGCGGCGGCAGGGCGTCGAGCGACAGCGAAGCGATCGTCGCCTTCTCAGCTTCCGAGAACTCCTCGCCGGAGCACCCGGCGATAACGCCGAGCACGACGATGACAACGCCGGAAAGCGTGCGGCGAAAGGCGCTAAAGGCTGAGGTTGAATATGACATCGTCCTCTCCAGCCGCGGCCTTGACGCGAAGCTTGAATTCCCACCAGCCGGACATGTTGAAGCGCACGCCCTCGATCCGGTAGCGCCCCTCGCCCAGAGAAGCCGTGACCTGCGGCGCCGTCGGCAGGCCGTGGCCATGCTGAGGCATGCCGCCATCGACCGTAATCTGCGCGTCTTCGACCGGCTCTCCAGCCGGCGTGTGCACCGTCACGATCCAACTGTGCAGCGTATTACGCTCGAAGGCCGGATTCTCCGGCGCAATCTCGACGGCAAAGAGGCCTTTGGCGGTCGTCCTGCCCCGAGACAGATCGAGATTCGACGGCGGCGCCATGGCGATCATCATGTAGGCGATCACCGCCAGCACGATAGCCAGCAGAACTGCGGAAACGACGATGACCTTGCGGCTGCGCAGCATTGAATATTCTCCTCTTCATCAATGCCCAGACAGGCTGAGGCTTCCGGTTACTGGAAGGTCAAGCGCCTTTTTGCAGACCTTGTCGCCGAACCGGCGGAACCCTTATAGACGACGCGACGAAGGGAGAAGCGAATGGATCGCAAGGGCGTCGCCTCGGTGGGAGAATGCATGCTGGAACTGTCCGCGCGCCCGGATGGCGCGTGGACGCTCGGCTATGCCGGCGACACCTTCAACACATTATGGGCAATCCGGGCGCTGACGCAGTTGCCGTGCGATTATGTCTCCGCCTTCGGCGACGACCCGTTTTCGGCCAAGCAGACGTCGTTCTTCGCCGAGGCCGGGATCGGCGTGGCGGCAAGCCCGGTGATCCCCGGCGCGCGGCCCGGTCTTTACGCCATTACGCTGACGGGCGCGGAGCGATCCTTCACCTACTGGCGCAGCGACGCAGCGGCGCGGCAACTGGCATCCGATGGCGGAAAGTTGGCGAAAAGCCTTGAAGATCGAGCGCTTGTCTACTTTTCCGGAATCACCCTGGCAATTCTGGAACCCGCCGCGCGATCGGTCCTGCTCGCCGCGATCAGCGCTGCGCGCGCGGCCGGCAGCCTCATCGCCTTCGACCCCAACTACAGGCCCCGCATGTGGAGGTCGTCGGATGAGGCCCGGGCGATGATCGCGGAGGCGATCTCCATCACCGACATTGCCCTACCGACCTTTCCCGATGAGCAGGCCCTTTTCGGCGACGTTGGTCCCGAAGCCACGGCGGAGCGCCTAAGACGCGCCGGCGTGAGGGAGATCGTGGTGAAGAACGGAGCCGATCCTGCCCTGGTGGTGGACAGGTCGGATTCCTACCTGGTCCCCGCGCTTCGCGTCGACGCGGTGGATACGACCGGCGCCGGCGACAGCTTCAACGGCGGCTACCTCGCGGCGGCGCTGGACGGGCGGTCGCCGCTGGACTCGGCCGCGCTGGCGCATCGCGTCGCCGCCACCACCGTGATGGTGCGCGGCGCGCTGGCACCCTACGAAACCTTGCGTATTGCGGCTAACCTCGGCTGATACCATCTGAATTTGAAATGCGGACCAACACCGGGTGCGATAGCCTACTCAACACGGCACTCATCGGCTCACTGGCGATAGCGGGTGTGGTCGGGCTTCTGGCGGCGGTGACGCCCTTCATTGATCATGGCAGCGTTGTCTCGTCGCAGACTAAGCCAGTGACAGTGATCTCCGTCGCCAGCGGAAAAGGAGGCGCTTCATATTTCGTCAGATTCGATGACAGCAGAACGATGGTGCTGCGCGGACCGACTCTGCCACTCTACCCTGCGGGCAGTTCGATCACGGTCACGATCGACCGGTACGCCGACGGAACGATCACACACACAATACCGAGATAGTCACGCCAGCCTGAACCGGCATCCGTCACATGCCGGTAGCGGTCGCCGGGCCAGAGGATCGCCTGGGGGAAATACGGACGGTTGGGCGAATCCGGCCAGGCCTGCGCCTCTAGGCAGAACCCTGCCCAAGCCTTGTATTTTCGCCCCTGCAGCCCGGACACCTCGCGCGCGACCTTGTGGCCGGCATAGAATTGCACGCCGGGCTCCGTGGTCCACATCTCCATCTCGACGCCGGACGACGAACCTTGCGCCCAGGCCGCCTGTCTCAGCGGGCCGCGGTGGGAGGAGAGGCAGAAATTGTGGTCGTAGATCACCTGCTCGCCAGCCTTCTCCAGACGAATGGGACGGGAGAGCTGGAAGTCAAAATCGGTGCCTTCGACGGGCTCCACGATACCGGTCGGGATGAGCTCCTTATCGACAGGCAGGTAGGCACCGGCATTGATGACCAGGCGATGGTCGAGGATCGAATCCCAGCCGCCATCGTCCAGGTTGAAGTAGGAGTGATTGGTGAGGTTGCACAGCGTCGGCTGGTCGGTCGTCGCCGACAGTTCGATCGACAGCGTGCCGGGCAGCTTGAGACGGTAGGTGCAGGTGATGTCGAGATTGCCCGGAAAGCCCATGAACCCGTCGGGGTCGAGCAGCCTCAACGTAATGAAATCGCTGCCGCGCATTTCGAGCGACCAGACGCGCTTGCCGGTGCTTTTCGAGCCGCCATGCAGGGTATGCTTGCCGAGGAAGTTCGTGTCGGCCTGAAAGCGCTGGCCATCGATGATGAACTTGCCGTTGGCGATGCGGTTCGCGTAACGACCCGCGATCGCGCCGAAATAGGGCGACGAGGCCGGATAGTCGTCAAAGCGGTCGAAGCC contains:
- a CDS encoding cytochrome-c peroxidase; protein product: MSYSTSAFSAFRRTLSGVVIVVLGVIAGCSGEEFSEAEKATIASLSLDALPPLPADPSNRFADDRLAAAFGATLFFEPRLSGQGDVSCSTCHQVDRQFQDDLPLARGVGVTDRRTMPLAGVAHSPWQFWDGRKDSLWAQALGPLEDAREHGGNRTAYAHFISASLNDRYERIFGPPPDLSDVPPNAGPLGSAEERAAWATIPDAKRAEIDAVFANIGKSLAAFERSIRHEETRFDRFAKAIAAGETPQGDAAFDETEKLGLKLFIGRANCVTCHAGPRFSDEHFHNTGVPQPPELPEDSGRAGGIPKALADPFNCLGRYSDAKPEQCGELRFVAKDDPLMVRAFKTPSLRGAASRPPYMHSGQIATIGDVIEHYAAAPRPPKGESELQPLTLSEREKSALAAFLKTLDVGASPSN
- a CDS encoding sugar kinase; this translates as MDRKGVASVGECMLELSARPDGAWTLGYAGDTFNTLWAIRALTQLPCDYVSAFGDDPFSAKQTSFFAEAGIGVAASPVIPGARPGLYAITLTGAERSFTYWRSDAAARQLASDGGKLAKSLEDRALVYFSGITLAILEPAARSVLLAAISAARAAGSLIAFDPNYRPRMWRSSDEARAMIAEAISITDIALPTFPDEQALFGDVGPEATAERLRRAGVREIVVKNGADPALVVDRSDSYLVPALRVDAVDTTGAGDSFNGGYLAAALDGRSPLDSAALAHRVAATTVMVRGALAPYETLRIAANLG
- a CDS encoding aldose epimerase family protein; this translates as MEGEVFGTTAEGETIHRYHISGGGLTATVMEWGAVLQDLRLEGHTAPLVLGFDRFDDYPASSPYFGAIAGRYANRIANGKFIIDGQRFQADTNFLGKHTLHGGSKSTGKRVWSLEMRGSDFITLRLLDPDGFMGFPGNLDITCTYRLKLPGTLSIELSATTDQPTLCNLTNHSYFNLDDGGWDSILDHRLVINAGAYLPVDKELIPTGIVEPVEGTDFDFQLSRPIRLEKAGEQVIYDHNFCLSSHRGPLRQAAWAQGSSSGVEMEMWTTEPGVQFYAGHKVAREVSGLQGRKYKAWAGFCLEAQAWPDSPNRPYFPQAILWPGDRYRHVTDAGSGWRDYLGIVCVIVPSAYRSIVTVIELPAG
- a CDS encoding FixH family protein, with the protein product MLRSRKVIVVSAVLLAIVLAVIAYMMIAMAPPSNLDLSRGRTTAKGLFAVEIAPENPAFERNTLHSWIVTVHTPAGEPVEDAQITVDGGMPQHGHGLPTAPQVTASLGEGRYRIEGVRFNMSGWWEFKLRVKAAAGEDDVIFNLSL